The Muntiacus reevesi chromosome 7, mMunRee1.1, whole genome shotgun sequence genome includes a region encoding these proteins:
- the LOC136172520 gene encoding olfactory receptor 6E1-like, giving the protein MLQLWGILHFTSLVSPQEASECPQIPRTSRLLKPHTSEWSFPAEARGATGNHTAVTEFILRGLSDACELQALLFLGLLLTYLLTLLGNLLIVVLTLTDRRLHTPMYYYLRNFAVLEIWFTSVIFPKTLTNILTGNRTISLAGCFLQLFLYFFLGTTEFFLLAVMSFDRYVAICNPLRYVTIMSKRVCVQLALFSWITGFLLIAIPCSIIFQQPFCGPNIIDHFFCDGFPLLELICADTSLIELLGFILANVSLLGTLSVTATCYGHILHTILHIPSAKERRKAFSTCSSHIIVVSLFYGSCIFMYVRSGKGGQGEDGNKVVALLNTMVTPVLNPFIYTLRNKQVKQVFNKQISKLLS; this is encoded by the coding sequence ATCCGAGTGTCCTCAGATCCCCAGAACATCACGACTCCTGAAGCCGCACACCTCTGAGTGGTCATTCCCAGCAGAGGCCAGAGGAGCCACGGGGAACCACACCGCTGTCACCGAGTTCATCCTGCGGGGGCTCTCAGATGCCTGTGAGCTGCAGGCGCTCCTCTTCCTGGGGCTCCTCCTGACCTACCTGCTCACTCTACTGGGGAACCTCCTCATCGTGGTCCTCACCCTCACGGACAGgcgcctccacacccccatgtactactACCTCCGCAACTTTGCTGTCCTAGAGATCTGGTTCACCTCGGTCATCTTCCCCAAGACACTGACCAACATCCTGACTGGAAACAGGACCATCTCCCTAGCAGGTTGCTTTCTCCagcttttcctctatttcttcctggGCACCACAGAGTTCTTCCTACTGGCAGTGATGTCCTTTGACAGGTATGTGGCCATATGTAACCCCTTGCGTTATGTCACCATCATGAGCAAAAGGGTCTGTGTCCAGTTAGCTCTTTTCTCATGGATCACGGGATTCCTTCTTATAGCCATTCCATGTTCCATCATATTTCAGCAGCCATTCTGTGGTCCCAATATCATTGATCATTTCTTCTGTGACGGCTTTCCGCTCCTGGAACTCATATGTGCAGACACAAGTCTGATCGAGCTTCTGGGTTTTATCCTGGCCAACGTCAGCCTACTGGGCACTCTGTCCGTGACGGCCACCTGCTATGGCCACATTCTCCACACCATCCTTCACATCCCCTCAGCCAAGGAGAGGCGGAAAGCCTTCTCAACCTGCTCCTCCCACATCATTGTCGTCTCTCTCTTCTATGGCAGCTGCATCTTCATGTATGTCCGGTCGGGCAAGGGCGGCCAGGGGGAGGACGGGAACAAGGTGGTGGCCTTGCTCAACACCATGGTGACCCCAGTGCTCAATCCCTTCATCTACACCCTGAGGAACAAACAGGTGAAGCAGGTGTTTAACAAGCAAATTAGCAAGCTTCTCTCATAA